From Neobacillus sp. PS2-9, the proteins below share one genomic window:
- a CDS encoding Ig-like domain-containing protein yields the protein MNLKKISSILALSSGILLLGGVNAKAASSYDSFKEQLVKEKAHVQVEKVNGFEHSKLERLLQSQQSRDLLKSQKSGVSKSQKFINGYSTQDLTGNGIYEVEPNDFVTEADYLPQGDIILGTFYHQYDLDTFAIEIPQSATIAISGLMSTTSLSNIGFVLTDEFDNMIDPIAIQFDDHQMTAGYSLSRGVYFIRALNIGDYVTNDVYGLAWDYIDQTPTPDVTPPPAPQVNRFDDNDTLLKGKAEPNSTVEVSLNDMVIGTGITNASGDFEAYLPSTYSVGTVLNVTATDQAGNTSAVTSVTVVSSILNGWIVENGKTYHYSNGAKDKGWYDDAGSWFFLDKKTGVKKTGWVSDGGRWYYLNPYGVMQTGWIYDGAWYYLNSNGSMKTGWLKDGGSWYYLKSSGAMAKGWIQVGTKWYYLYNNGKMAHSTWIGKYKIGADGAWIR from the coding sequence ATGAATTTAAAAAAGATTAGTAGTATTTTAGCGCTATCGTCAGGAATATTATTGTTGGGCGGTGTTAATGCAAAAGCTGCATCATCTTATGACTCTTTTAAGGAACAACTTGTTAAAGAAAAAGCACACGTTCAAGTAGAAAAGGTAAATGGGTTTGAACATTCTAAACTTGAAAGATTGTTACAATCACAACAATCTAGGGATTTATTAAAATCGCAAAAATCAGGCGTATCAAAATCACAAAAATTTATTAATGGCTATTCAACTCAAGACCTTACTGGCAATGGTATTTATGAAGTTGAACCAAATGATTTTGTTACCGAAGCTGATTATCTACCACAAGGTGATATAATCCTAGGTACATTTTATCATCAATATGACCTTGATACCTTTGCCATTGAGATTCCTCAAAGTGCTACAATTGCCATCTCCGGGTTAATGTCTACTACTTCATTATCTAATATTGGCTTTGTTCTCACAGACGAATTTGATAATATGATTGATCCTATTGCAATACAATTTGATGACCATCAAATGACAGCAGGGTATAGTCTATCAAGAGGTGTTTACTTTATTCGTGCTCTTAACATTGGGGATTATGTTACGAACGATGTATATGGTTTAGCGTGGGATTATATTGATCAAACACCTACACCAGATGTTACACCACCACCTGCCCCACAAGTTAATCGTTTTGACGATAACGATACACTCTTAAAAGGTAAAGCAGAGCCAAATTCTACAGTTGAAGTTTCCTTGAATGATATGGTTATTGGAACTGGAATAACAAATGCAAGTGGTGATTTTGAAGCATACCTACCTTCTACATATTCAGTTGGCACAGTTTTAAACGTTACTGCAACTGATCAAGCAGGTAATACAAGTGCTGTAACAAGTGTTACTGTTGTTAGTTCTATTCTAAATGGGTGGATTGTCGAAAATGGGAAGACCTATCATTATTCGAATGGCGCAAAGGATAAAGGTTGGTACGATGACGCTGGCAGTTGGTTTTTCCTTGATAAAAAAACAGGCGTAAAGAAAACTGGTTGGGTATCTGATGGTGGTAGGTGGTATTATCTAAATCCTTATGGTGTTATGCAAACAGGCTGGATTTATGATGGAGCGTGGTATTATTTGAATAGCAATGGCTCTATGAAAACAGGCTGGCTTAAAGATGGTGGAAGCTGGTATTACCTAAAATCATCTGGGGCAATGGCAAAAGGTTGGATTCAAGTTGGGACAAAATGGTACTATCTCTATAATAATGGGAAAATGGCACACAGCACTTGGATTGGTAAATATAAAATAGGTGCAGATGGTGCTTGGATTAGGTAG
- a CDS encoding FAD-dependent oxidoreductase, producing the protein MKNEKTIVVIGGGYAGINHIEALKKEFHKELKRSIRIILVDKNTFHFKKVKLFKGIVNENLSNLNVPLKHYCGSDIEFIQGKLTAVYPKEQTVHIIREDGTLIQLDFDRLVLAMGSVLREVNSECGGITLNDLQNAQYIRKHILRMMESPASKLRLAIVGSGVTGIETAAEVGSWLKNETKKEGMKQKSIEIFLINNKQRLIDEAPVKISERLENRLTRQGIQVMHNKKAEKFSNGKVIFSDKSELEADACVWTVGLKPHPSLFDLGLSLTEQGKIKVDSWYRLVESENIYAIGDCVHVVDPISGKAAAMSCKEAISQAQRLSKIMKAHLQGFQATCHQTYPDFLCIGLGPNDGFVWAQKWGVDFVLSGKLAEKIREYTWNVASITH; encoded by the coding sequence ATGAAAAATGAGAAAACAATCGTGGTCATAGGTGGCGGGTATGCTGGGATCAACCATATCGAAGCACTTAAGAAAGAGTTTCATAAGGAGCTAAAAAGAAGCATACGGATTATCCTGGTTGATAAAAATACTTTCCATTTTAAAAAGGTTAAATTATTTAAGGGGATTGTAAATGAAAATTTGTCGAATTTAAATGTTCCTCTAAAGCATTATTGCGGCTCTGATATTGAGTTTATTCAGGGGAAGCTAACAGCAGTTTATCCTAAAGAGCAAACCGTTCACATTATCAGGGAGGATGGAACATTGATTCAACTGGATTTTGACCGTTTGGTGCTTGCCATGGGCAGTGTGCTGCGTGAAGTGAATTCAGAATGTGGAGGAATAACGCTCAATGATTTACAAAATGCCCAATATATTCGGAAGCATATATTGAGAATGATGGAATCACCTGCTAGTAAACTTCGATTGGCAATAGTAGGAAGTGGGGTTACAGGAATTGAAACCGCGGCAGAAGTGGGATCATGGTTGAAAAATGAAACTAAAAAAGAAGGGATGAAGCAGAAGAGCATTGAAATATTTCTTATTAATAATAAACAGAGATTAATAGATGAAGCTCCAGTGAAAATCAGTGAACGGCTTGAGAACAGGCTAACGAGACAGGGTATACAGGTAATGCACAATAAAAAGGCAGAAAAATTCTCAAATGGTAAAGTCATTTTCTCTGACAAATCCGAACTTGAAGCGGATGCGTGTGTTTGGACAGTCGGTTTGAAGCCTCATCCTAGCCTTTTCGATTTAGGTCTCTCCCTTACAGAACAAGGAAAAATAAAAGTGGATTCATGGTATCGTTTAGTAGAGAGTGAGAATATTTATGCCATTGGAGACTGTGTTCATGTGGTTGACCCTATAAGTGGAAAAGCTGCAGCAATGAGCTGCAAAGAAGCTATTTCCCAGGCTCAACGACTTTCTAAAATTATGAAGGCACATCTTCAGGGATTTCAAGCAACCTGCCATCAAACCTACCCTGATTTTCTTTGTATAGGACTCGGTCCGAACGATGGTTTTGTATGGGCGCAAAAATGGGGAGTTGATTTCGTACTTTCAGGTAAATTGGCAGAAAAAATAAGAGAGTATACATGGAATGTTGCCAGTATTACTCACTAA
- a CDS encoding RNA polymerase sigma-70 factor produces the protein MELQELYSQFQPLLFSIAYRMLGTVSDAEDIVHDVYLQAGEKTMEHVENEKAYLCKMVTNKCIDHLKSAAHKREVYTGPWLPEPLILNDNNPITEVMNGEAISFAILMLLEKLKPVERAVFILREVLDYDYSAISQILNRSESNCRKVFSRVKNKFPMIKEEVEAPNNPKIDKIIQTFVLALHQGNIQKIEELLRQDVTLYSDGGGKVYAALKPVYSKDLVVRFIRNLLSHNDKKQTVVKIVNVNGATGLLVKGFDNVKMVICFHVKNDQITEIYIVRNPEKLQHVYLQAH, from the coding sequence ATGGAGCTTCAGGAACTATATTCTCAGTTTCAGCCACTTTTATTTTCGATCGCTTACCGGATGCTCGGCACTGTTTCTGATGCAGAAGATATTGTTCATGATGTGTACTTGCAGGCAGGAGAAAAAACGATGGAGCATGTGGAAAATGAGAAGGCTTACCTTTGTAAAATGGTTACAAACAAATGTATTGATCATTTAAAATCTGCCGCGCATAAACGTGAGGTATATACTGGTCCCTGGCTCCCAGAACCATTGATCTTAAACGATAACAATCCTATTACTGAAGTGATGAACGGAGAAGCGATATCATTTGCCATTCTGATGCTGCTGGAAAAACTGAAACCCGTAGAGAGAGCTGTTTTCATCCTTAGGGAAGTGCTAGATTATGATTATTCGGCAATTTCGCAAATTTTGAATCGCAGCGAATCTAATTGCAGAAAAGTATTCAGCCGGGTAAAGAATAAATTTCCGATGATAAAAGAAGAGGTGGAAGCCCCGAATAATCCGAAAATAGATAAAATTATACAGACATTCGTGTTAGCACTACATCAGGGAAACATCCAGAAGATTGAAGAATTATTGCGTCAGGATGTTACGCTATATTCCGATGGTGGCGGAAAAGTATATGCTGCCTTAAAGCCAGTATATTCCAAAGATCTAGTTGTCCGTTTTATCAGAAACTTACTGTCACATAACGATAAGAAACAAACCGTTGTAAAAATCGTTAATGTAAATGGTGCAACTGGGCTCTTGGTAAAGGGATTTGACAATGTCAAAATGGTTATTTGTTTCCATGTTAAAAACGATCAAATTACTGAAATCTATATTGTGAGGAATCCAGAAAAACTACAACATGTATATCTACAAGCCCACTAA
- a CDS encoding DUF2867 domain-containing protein codes for MGKYIVEKVSVPENSIANESLSYIHYSDAYKVLLPSESAYDVKFIAKKFLTTVPSWVSYLMKVRDRIVSFIGLKTSSRSKVENIKLEQGSRIGIFRVLNCSSHEILLGEDDRHLNFRVSILVEEVNGLNYLTVSTVVYFHNWIGKLYFFIVKKVHKVIVPAMLKNMSV; via the coding sequence ATGGGGAAATACATTGTTGAAAAGGTGTCAGTTCCTGAAAATTCTATAGCAAACGAATCCTTATCATATATTCATTATTCGGATGCATATAAAGTTTTACTTCCTAGTGAATCAGCTTATGATGTAAAATTTATAGCCAAAAAGTTTTTAACTACTGTTCCTTCTTGGGTTTCTTACTTAATGAAAGTGCGTGATCGAATAGTCAGTTTTATTGGGTTAAAGACATCTAGTCGGTCTAAAGTGGAAAATATAAAACTAGAACAGGGAAGTAGAATAGGAATATTCCGTGTATTGAATTGTAGTTCACATGAGATATTACTAGGTGAAGATGATCGCCATTTGAATTTTCGTGTGTCCATTTTAGTAGAAGAAGTGAATGGATTAAATTACTTAACTGTTTCGACTGTAGTATATTTTCATAATTGGATAGGAAAATTGTACTTTTTTATTGTTAAAAAAGTTCACAAAGT